The Aedes aegypti strain LVP_AGWG chromosome 3, AaegL5.0 Primary Assembly, whole genome shotgun sequence genome contains a region encoding:
- the LOC5569095 gene encoding 8-oxo-dGDP phosphatase NUDT18 has protein sequence MENNLIRVLEGQYLDELTSELCDFSLEEQNAATEAQGVKPLASSDYVPIVGKSVTYVVACVIVNDRNEVLMMQEAKESCAGKWYLPAGRMEPGETIMEAGMREVLEETGLKVDITTLLAVESAGGTWFRFVLTGRVAGGELKTPSQADQESIQAKWVGNLDELNLRANDIIPIIDLARNHKRRVPKDPNWHKDILPARKAHYKNYLRVVVAIKNKTTNQVYILLSEKTAYHFPTVEIHPGRSIHSTLKKFMIELFGADLPQHRPHGVLSVEHHTTRSQPNPTDGICLTLLVICRPSIESVSLIGKCIWHELNKELSARLAMTVAAKNSTLLMHVVR, from the coding sequence ATGGAGAATAACCTGATTCGTGTATTGGAGGGGCAGTATCTGGACGAGTTAACCAGTGAATTGTGTGACTTTTCTTTGGAAGAGCAGAATGCAGCTACTGAGGCGCAAGGCGTCAAACCTCTTGCTTCGTCGGATTACGTGCCGATTGTGGGCAAAAGTGTGACCTATGTAGTTGCTTGCGTGATCGTCAACGATAGAAATGAAGTGCTGATGATGCAGGAAGCAAAGGAATCCTGTGCAGGGAAGTGGTATCTCCCTGCAGGTCGTATGGAACCCGGTGAAACGATCATGGAAGCTGGCATGAGGGAAGTTCTGGAGGAAACAGGCCTTAAAGTGGATATAACAACTCTACTGGCAGTGGAATCGGCTGGTGGTACGTGGTTCAGATTTGTACTAACAGGTCGGGTGGCAGGTGGCGAACTCAAAACGCCATCTCAAGCAGATCAGGAATCCATTCAAGCCAAGTGGGTTGGTAATCTTGACGAACTGAATCTTCGCGCCAACGACATTATCCCCATCATAGACTTGGCACGAAACCACAAACGACGTGTTCCCAAAGACCCGAACTGGCACAAGGATATCCTCCCTGCCAGAAAAGCGCATTACAAAAACTATCTTCGGGTAGTAGTGGCCATCAAGAACAAAACCACCAACCAGGTCTACATTCTACTGAGTGAAAAAACCGCCTATCATTTTCCTACTGTGGAGATCCATCCTGGTCGCAGCATTCACTCGACCCTTAAGAAGTTCATGATTGAACTCTTCGGAGCAGACCTGCCTCAACATCGACCGCATGGAGTCCTCAGCGTCGAACATCACACCACTCGATCGCAACCCAACCCTACGGATGGAATCTGCCTGACCCTGTTGGTCATTTGCAGGCCCTCGATCGAAAGTGTGTCCCTAATTGGCAAATGTATCTGGCACGAACTCAACAAGGAACTCAGTGCCAGGCTGGCGATGACCGTAGCGGCTAAAAATTCCACACTTTTAATGCATGTCGTACGATAG